Proteins encoded together in one Ciona intestinalis chromosome 1, KH, whole genome shotgun sequence window:
- the LOC100176784 gene encoding thrombospondin type-1 domain-containing protein 7B-like isoform X3: MKIHTTVLLLVLVICLISGSDAWRRRRRRRRAPAPVNCQVSGWSGWSGCSVTCGQGTQTRSRYVTVNPANGGAGCPGLTETKTCSISKQNCVVSSWSSWGVCSQSCGSGSQTRTRHVTVNPAHCGSACPSLKDTRGCTGTQCPVNCQVSSWSAWGSCSVSCGDGTHSRTRQITANPAYGGDSCPATVEHEKCVVPKQDCVVSSWSSWGVCSQSCGSGSQTRTRHVTVNPAHCGSACPSLQDSRGCTGTQCPVNCQVSSWSAWGSCSVSCGDGTHSRTRQITANPAYGGDSCPATVEHGTCVVPKQDCVVSPWGSWGVCSKACGPGNQERSRVITVDTDHCGAACPPLQDSQGCTGIQCPVDCQVGSWSSWGSCSVSCGNGTHSRTRNITVNPAYGGDSCPATVEHGTCVVPKQDCVVSSWGSWGVCSKACGPGSQNRSRIITVDTDHCGAACPPLQDSQGCTGIQCPVDCQVSSWSDWTDCSVSCGEGTITRTREVKVYPEYGGKVCPHLHEKDECSISQQDCEVSPWTLWSECSGSCSNATITRSREITTQSSGCGKACPSLSQTNSCIPSSCVKDCVVGEWSDWTDCSESCGTGVELRYREITQVSEYGGDECPKLTEEKSCSVPQIDCEVSKWSTWGQCSTTCGPGIHQKTRTIVHESEGCGKSCPMLEETKPCKNLFCEAECEDETKIPNAEVVGEGLDVATLVKTVPLLDNSKNNGYCDTVYYKDDDVTYQMPYNLETFLPVEHEITSFEVKSQKSLAALLEDMQENIQNKHEYAGTSEQLPLIHEAVPYATAGNNSLIEKLILGSHDNEYKYFSIRAVAIIAEFKLKDNDLILNPEFKSSLDNLPVEYNEKMYMDILNQYGTHYYTKGIIGGKYEYIYEYSEAALDDSGLTDKEQRKCLENEARIEFLGEDASIRNIKCSNLGKSRTLFTNAATSAVSFVSGGNPVIAETLNINSGAKKFVKWMNSIPSNPAILNYKISPISELVGPRVSHANVTRQNLEMALLHYMQEYNPTSCAEQVCHNGAMKKVVNTGKSCLCVCLDGWYGSQCDRSDA, from the exons ATGAAGATTCACACAACAGTATTACTGCTGGTACTTGTGATTTGTTTGATTAGTGGTTCAGATGCATGGAGAAGAAGAAGGAGAAGAAGACGTGCACCTGCACCAGTTAATTGCcag gtATCTGGATGGTCGGGCTGGAGTGGATGCAGTGTGACGTGTGGACAAGGGACACAAACTAGATCTCGATATGTCACAGTGAACCCTGCGAATGGGGGAGCAGGATGTCCTGGACTGACAGAAACCAAAACCTGCAGTATTTCCAAACAAAACTGTGTG GTATCATCATGGTCCAGTTGGGGAGTTTGCAGCCAATCGTGTGGTTCTGGTAGTCAGACACGAACACGGCATGTAACAGTCAATCCAGCCCATTGTGGATCTGCTTGCCCATCTTTAAAAGATACCAGAGGATGTACTGGCACTCAATGCCCAGTCAATTGTCAG GTGAGTTCCTGGTCCGCTTGGGGTTCATGTAGTGTGTCATGTGGAGATGGAACTCATTCTCGTACAAGACAGATCACTGCGAACCCAGCTTATGGTGGAGATAGTTGTCCAGCTACTGTGGAACATGAAAAATGCGTTGTACCAAAACAAGATTGTGTT GTATCATCATGGTCCAGTTGGGGAGTTTGCAGCCAATCGTGTGGTTCTGGTAGTCAGACACGAACACGGCATGTAACAGTCAATCCAGCCCATTGTGGATCTGCTTGCCCATCTTTACAAGATAGCAGAGGATGTACTGGCACTCAATGCCCAGTCAATTGCCAG GTGAGTTCTTGGTCAGCTTGGGGTTCATGTAGTGTGTCATGTGGAGATGGAACTCATTCTCGTACAAGACAGATCACTGCGAACCCAGCTTATGGTGGAGACAGTTGTCCAGCTACTGTGGAGCATGGAACATGCGTTGTACCAAAACAAGATTGTGTT GTTTCCCCATGGGGTAGTTGGGGAGTGTGTAGTAAAGCTTGTGGACCGGGAAACCAGGAACGATCTCGGGTCATCACTGTTGATACTGATCACTGTGGAGCAGCATGCCCACCACTACAAGATAGCCAAGGTTGCACAGGCATTCAGTGCCCTGTTGATTGCCAG gtTGGTTCTTGGTCATCTTGGGGTTCATGTAGTGTGTCATGTGGAAATGGGACTCATTCTCGTACAAGAAATATCACTGTAAACCCAGCTTATGGTGGAGACAGTTGTCCAGCTACTGTGGAACATGGAACATGCGTAGTACCAAAACAAGATTGTGTT GTTTCTTCATGGGGTAGTTGGGGAGTGTGTAGTAAAGCTTGTGGACCAGGAAGTCAAAATCGATCTCGAATCATCACTGTTGATACTGATCACTGTGGAGCAGCATGCCCACCACTACAAGATAGCCAAGGTTGCACAGGCATTCAGTGCCCTGTTGATTGTCAG GTTTCTTCCTGGAGTGATTGGACTGACTGTAGTGTAAGTTGTGGGGAAGGAACAATAACAAGAACAAGGGAGGTGAAAGTTTATCCTGAGTATGGTGGGAAAGTGTGTCCTCATCTTCATGAGAAAGATGAATGCTCAATTTCACAACAAGACTGTGAG GTTTCACCATGGACTCTTTGGAGTGAGTGTAGTGGTTCATGTTCCAACGCAACAATTACTCGATCCAGGGAAATAACAACACAATCATCAGGGTGTGGGAAAGCTTGTCCAAGTTTGTCACAAACCAACTCTTGTATTCCATCAAGTTGTGTAAAGGACTGTGTG GTGGGTGAGTGGTCTGACTGGACAGATTGCAGTGAAAGTTGTGGAACTGGAGTTGAGCTGCGTTACAGGGAGATCACACAGGTTTCTGAATACGGAGGAGATGAATGCCCTAAACTTACCGAAGAGAAGTCTTGCTCAGTGCCACAGATAGATTGTGAG GTGTCAAAATGGTCAACTTGGGGGCAATGTAGTACAACGTGTGGTCCTGGAATTCACCAAAAAACTCGAACAATTGTTCATGAAAGTGAAGGATGTGGAAAATCTTGTCCCATGTTGGAAGAAACAAAACCTTGTAAGAATTTATTCTGTGAAGCAGAATGTGAagatgaaacaaaaataccaAATGCAGAAGTTGTAGGAGAAGG ACTTGATGTTGCTACTTTGGTTAAGACAGTCCCATTGTTGGATAACAGCAAAAACAATGGCTATTGTGACACGGTATATTATAAAGATGATGATGTTACTTACCAAATGCCATACAATCTTGAAACATTTTTACCCGTG GAACATGAAATTACTTCATTTGAAGTTAAATCTCAAAAGAGTTTGGCAGCCCTGTTGGAAGATATGCAAGAAAATATTCAGAACAAACACGAGTATGCTGGAACATCAGAACAAC TCCCCCTAATTCATGAAGCTGTCCCATATGCTACTGCTGGGAATAATTCCTTGATTGAAAAACTGATACTTGGAAGTCATGATAATGAATACAAATACTTTTCCATCAGAGCTGTTGCCATCATAGCTGAGTTCaa GTTAAAAGATAATGATCTTATCTTGAATCCTGAATTTAAATCAAGTCTGGACAATCTGCCTGTTgaatacaatgaaaaaatgtacaTGGACATCCTTAACCAGTATGGAACACATTATTACACAAAGGGTATCATTGGTGGAAAGTATGAATACATCTATGAATACAGTGAAGCTGCGTTGGATGACTCAg GCTTAACTGATAAGGAACAAAGAAAATGTCTGGAAAATGAGGCAAGGATCGAATTTTTGGGAGAAGATGCTTCAATTCGAAATATTAAATGCTCTAACTTGGGAAAAA gtCGTACTTTGTTTACCAATGCGGCAACCAGTGCAGTTTCTTTCGTTTCTGGAGGTAATCCAGTTATTGCAGAAACTCTTAATATCAACAGTGGTGCAAAGAAATTTGTAAAATGGATGAACAGCATACCTTCCAATCCTGCAATACTTAATTATAAG ATTTCTCCAATATCTGAGCTTGTTGGGCCTCGTGTTAGCCATGCAAATGTAACAAGACAAAATCTGGAGATGGCACTCTTGCATTACATGCAGGAATACAACCCAACAAGCTGTGCAGAACAAGTTTGTCACAATGGAGCAATGAAGAAGGTTGTGAATACAGGGAAGTCATGTCTATGTGTCTGCTTGGATGGCTGGTATGGAAGCCAGTGTGACAGAAGTGATGCATAA
- the LOC100176784 gene encoding thrombospondin type-1 domain-containing protein 7B-like isoform X1 — protein MKIHTTVLLLVLVICLISGSDAWRRRRRRRRAPAPVNCQVSGWSGWSGCSVTCGQGTQTRSRYVTVNPANGGAGCPGLTETKTCSISKQNCVVSSWSSWGVCSQSCGSGSQTRTRHVTVNPAHCGSACPSLKDTRGCTGTQCPVNCQVSSWSAWGSCSVSCGDGTHSRTRQITANPAYGGDSCPATVEHEKCVVPKQDCVVSSWSSWGVCSQSCGSGSQTRTRHVTVNPAHCGSACPSLQDSRGCTGTQCPVNCQVSSWSAWGSCSVSCGDGTHSRTRQITANPAYGGDSCPATVEHGTCVVPKQDCVVSPWGSWGVCSKACGPGNQERSRVITVDTDHCGAACPPLQDSQGCTGIQCPVDCQVGSWSSWGSCSVSCGNGTHSRTRNITVNPAYGGDSCPATVEHGTCVVPKQDCVVSSWGSWGVCSKACGPGSQNRSRIITVDTDHCGAACPPLQDSQGCTGIQCPVDCQVGSWSAWGSCSVSCGNGTHSRTRHITVNPAYGGDSCPATVEHETCVVPKQDCVVSSWSSWGVCSEACGPGSQNRSRVITVATDHCGAACPPLQDSQGCTGIQCPVDCQVSSWSDWTDCSVSCGEGTITRTREVKVYPEYGGKVCPHLHEKDECSISQQDCEVSPWTLWSECSGSCSNATITRSREITTQSSGCGKACPSLSQTNSCIPSSCVKDCVVGEWSDWTDCSESCGTGVELRYREITQVSEYGGDECPKLTEEKSCSVPQIDCEVSKWSTWGQCSTTCGPGIHQKTRTIVHESEGCGKSCPMLEETKPCKNLFCEAECEDETKIPNAEVVGEGLDVATLVKTVPLLDNSKNNGYCDTVYYKDDDVTYQMPYNLETFLPVEHEITSFEVKSQKSLAALLEDMQENIQNKHEYAGTSEQLPLIHEAVPYATAGNNSLIEKLILGSHDNEYKYFSIRAVAIIAEFKLKDNDLILNPEFKSSLDNLPVEYNEKMYMDILNQYGTHYYTKGIIGGKYEYIYEYSEAALDDSGLTDKEQRKCLENEARIEFLGEDASIRNIKCSNLGKSRTLFTNAATSAVSFVSGGNPVIAETLNINSGAKKFVKWMNSIPSNPAILNYKISPISELVGPRVSHANVTRQNLEMALLHYMQEYNPTSCAEQVCHNGAMKKVVNTGKSCLCVCLDGWYGSQCDRSDA, from the exons ATGAAGATTCACACAACAGTATTACTGCTGGTACTTGTGATTTGTTTGATTAGTGGTTCAGATGCATGGAGAAGAAGAAGGAGAAGAAGACGTGCACCTGCACCAGTTAATTGCcag gtATCTGGATGGTCGGGCTGGAGTGGATGCAGTGTGACGTGTGGACAAGGGACACAAACTAGATCTCGATATGTCACAGTGAACCCTGCGAATGGGGGAGCAGGATGTCCTGGACTGACAGAAACCAAAACCTGCAGTATTTCCAAACAAAACTGTGTG GTATCATCATGGTCCAGTTGGGGAGTTTGCAGCCAATCGTGTGGTTCTGGTAGTCAGACACGAACACGGCATGTAACAGTCAATCCAGCCCATTGTGGATCTGCTTGCCCATCTTTAAAAGATACCAGAGGATGTACTGGCACTCAATGCCCAGTCAATTGTCAG GTGAGTTCCTGGTCCGCTTGGGGTTCATGTAGTGTGTCATGTGGAGATGGAACTCATTCTCGTACAAGACAGATCACTGCGAACCCAGCTTATGGTGGAGATAGTTGTCCAGCTACTGTGGAACATGAAAAATGCGTTGTACCAAAACAAGATTGTGTT GTATCATCATGGTCCAGTTGGGGAGTTTGCAGCCAATCGTGTGGTTCTGGTAGTCAGACACGAACACGGCATGTAACAGTCAATCCAGCCCATTGTGGATCTGCTTGCCCATCTTTACAAGATAGCAGAGGATGTACTGGCACTCAATGCCCAGTCAATTGCCAG GTGAGTTCTTGGTCAGCTTGGGGTTCATGTAGTGTGTCATGTGGAGATGGAACTCATTCTCGTACAAGACAGATCACTGCGAACCCAGCTTATGGTGGAGACAGTTGTCCAGCTACTGTGGAGCATGGAACATGCGTTGTACCAAAACAAGATTGTGTT GTTTCCCCATGGGGTAGTTGGGGAGTGTGTAGTAAAGCTTGTGGACCGGGAAACCAGGAACGATCTCGGGTCATCACTGTTGATACTGATCACTGTGGAGCAGCATGCCCACCACTACAAGATAGCCAAGGTTGCACAGGCATTCAGTGCCCTGTTGATTGCCAG gtTGGTTCTTGGTCATCTTGGGGTTCATGTAGTGTGTCATGTGGAAATGGGACTCATTCTCGTACAAGAAATATCACTGTAAACCCAGCTTATGGTGGAGACAGTTGTCCAGCTACTGTGGAACATGGAACATGCGTAGTACCAAAACAAGATTGTGTT GTTTCTTCATGGGGTAGTTGGGGAGTGTGTAGTAAAGCTTGTGGACCAGGAAGTCAAAATCGATCTCGAATCATCACTGTTGATACTGATCACTGTGGAGCAGCATGCCCACCACTACAAGATAGCCAAGGTTGCACAGGCATTCAGTGCCCTGTTGATTGTCAG gtTGGTTCCTGGTCCGCTTGGGGTTCATGTAGTGTGTCATGTGGAAATGGGACTCATTCCCGTACAAGACATATCACTGTGAACCCAGCTTATGGTGGAGACAGTTGTCCAGCTACTGTGGAGCATGAAACATGTGTGGTACCAAAACAAGATTGTGTT GTATCTTCATGGAGTAGTTGGGGAGTGTGTAGTGAAGCTTGTGGACCAGGAAGTCAAAATCGATCTCGGGTCATCACTGTCGCTACTGATCACTGTGGAGCAGCATGCCCACCACTACAAGATAGCCAAGGTTGCACAGGCATTCAGTGCCCTGTTGATTGCCAG GTTTCTTCCTGGAGTGATTGGACTGACTGTAGTGTAAGTTGTGGGGAAGGAACAATAACAAGAACAAGGGAGGTGAAAGTTTATCCTGAGTATGGTGGGAAAGTGTGTCCTCATCTTCATGAGAAAGATGAATGCTCAATTTCACAACAAGACTGTGAG GTTTCACCATGGACTCTTTGGAGTGAGTGTAGTGGTTCATGTTCCAACGCAACAATTACTCGATCCAGGGAAATAACAACACAATCATCAGGGTGTGGGAAAGCTTGTCCAAGTTTGTCACAAACCAACTCTTGTATTCCATCAAGTTGTGTAAAGGACTGTGTG GTGGGTGAGTGGTCTGACTGGACAGATTGCAGTGAAAGTTGTGGAACTGGAGTTGAGCTGCGTTACAGGGAGATCACACAGGTTTCTGAATACGGAGGAGATGAATGCCCTAAACTTACCGAAGAGAAGTCTTGCTCAGTGCCACAGATAGATTGTGAG GTGTCAAAATGGTCAACTTGGGGGCAATGTAGTACAACGTGTGGTCCTGGAATTCACCAAAAAACTCGAACAATTGTTCATGAAAGTGAAGGATGTGGAAAATCTTGTCCCATGTTGGAAGAAACAAAACCTTGTAAGAATTTATTCTGTGAAGCAGAATGTGAagatgaaacaaaaataccaAATGCAGAAGTTGTAGGAGAAGG ACTTGATGTTGCTACTTTGGTTAAGACAGTCCCATTGTTGGATAACAGCAAAAACAATGGCTATTGTGACACGGTATATTATAAAGATGATGATGTTACTTACCAAATGCCATACAATCTTGAAACATTTTTACCCGTG GAACATGAAATTACTTCATTTGAAGTTAAATCTCAAAAGAGTTTGGCAGCCCTGTTGGAAGATATGCAAGAAAATATTCAGAACAAACACGAGTATGCTGGAACATCAGAACAAC TCCCCCTAATTCATGAAGCTGTCCCATATGCTACTGCTGGGAATAATTCCTTGATTGAAAAACTGATACTTGGAAGTCATGATAATGAATACAAATACTTTTCCATCAGAGCTGTTGCCATCATAGCTGAGTTCaa GTTAAAAGATAATGATCTTATCTTGAATCCTGAATTTAAATCAAGTCTGGACAATCTGCCTGTTgaatacaatgaaaaaatgtacaTGGACATCCTTAACCAGTATGGAACACATTATTACACAAAGGGTATCATTGGTGGAAAGTATGAATACATCTATGAATACAGTGAAGCTGCGTTGGATGACTCAg GCTTAACTGATAAGGAACAAAGAAAATGTCTGGAAAATGAGGCAAGGATCGAATTTTTGGGAGAAGATGCTTCAATTCGAAATATTAAATGCTCTAACTTGGGAAAAA gtCGTACTTTGTTTACCAATGCGGCAACCAGTGCAGTTTCTTTCGTTTCTGGAGGTAATCCAGTTATTGCAGAAACTCTTAATATCAACAGTGGTGCAAAGAAATTTGTAAAATGGATGAACAGCATACCTTCCAATCCTGCAATACTTAATTATAAG ATTTCTCCAATATCTGAGCTTGTTGGGCCTCGTGTTAGCCATGCAAATGTAACAAGACAAAATCTGGAGATGGCACTCTTGCATTACATGCAGGAATACAACCCAACAAGCTGTGCAGAACAAGTTTGTCACAATGGAGCAATGAAGAAGGTTGTGAATACAGGGAAGTCATGTCTATGTGTCTGCTTGGATGGCTGGTATGGAAGCCAGTGTGACAGAAGTGATGCATAA
- the LOC100176784 gene encoding thrombospondin type-1 domain-containing protein 7A-like isoform X5 yields MKIHTTVLLLVLVICLISGSDAWRRRRRRRRAPAPVNCQVSGWSGWSGCSVTCGQGTQTRSRYVTVNPANGGAGCPGLTETKTCSISKQNCVVSSWSSWGVCSQSCGSGSQTRTRHVTVNPAHCGSACPSLKDTRGCTGTQCPVNCQVSSWSAWGSCSVSCGDGTHSRTRQITANPAYGGDSCPATVEHEKCVVPKQDCVVSPWGSWGVCSKACGPGNQERSRVITVDTDHCGAACPPLQDSQGCTGIQCPVDCQVGSWSSWGSCSVSCGNGTHSRTRNITVNPAYGGDSCPATVEHGTCVVPKQDCVVSSWGSWGVCSKACGPGSQNRSRIITVDTDHCGAACPPLQDSQGCTGIQCPVDCQVGSWSAWGSCSVSCGNGTHSRTRHITVNPAYGGDSCPATVEHETCVVPKQDCVVSSWSSWGVCSEACGPGSQNRSRVITVATDHCGAACPPLQDSQGCTGIQCPVDCQVSSWSDWTDCSVSCGEGTITRTREVKVYPEYGGKVCPHLHEKDECSISQQDCEVSPWTLWSECSGSCSNATITRSREITTQSSGCGKACPSLSQTNSCIPSSCVKDCVVGEWSDWTDCSESCGTGVELRYREITQVSEYGGDECPKLTEEKSCSVPQIDCEVSKWSTWGQCSTTCGPGIHQKTRTIVHESEGCGKSCPMLEETKPCKNLFCEAECEDETKIPNAEVVGEGLDVATLVKTVPLLDNSKNNGYCDTVYYKDDDVTYQMPYNLETFLPVEHEITSFEVKSQKSLAALLEDMQENIQNKHEYAGTSEQLPLIHEAVPYATAGNNSLIEKLILGSHDNEYKYFSIRAVAIIAEFKLKDNDLILNPEFKSSLDNLPVEYNEKMYMDILNQYGTHYYTKGIIGGKYEYIYEYSEAALDDSGLTDKEQRKCLENEARIEFLGEDASIRNIKCSNLGKSRTLFTNAATSAVSFVSGGNPVIAETLNINSGAKKFVKWMNSIPSNPAILNYKISPISELVGPRVSHANVTRQNLEMALLHYMQEYNPTSCAEQVCHNGAMKKVVNTGKSCLCVCLDGWYGSQCDRSDA; encoded by the exons ATGAAGATTCACACAACAGTATTACTGCTGGTACTTGTGATTTGTTTGATTAGTGGTTCAGATGCATGGAGAAGAAGAAGGAGAAGAAGACGTGCACCTGCACCAGTTAATTGCcag gtATCTGGATGGTCGGGCTGGAGTGGATGCAGTGTGACGTGTGGACAAGGGACACAAACTAGATCTCGATATGTCACAGTGAACCCTGCGAATGGGGGAGCAGGATGTCCTGGACTGACAGAAACCAAAACCTGCAGTATTTCCAAACAAAACTGTGTG GTATCATCATGGTCCAGTTGGGGAGTTTGCAGCCAATCGTGTGGTTCTGGTAGTCAGACACGAACACGGCATGTAACAGTCAATCCAGCCCATTGTGGATCTGCTTGCCCATCTTTAAAAGATACCAGAGGATGTACTGGCACTCAATGCCCAGTCAATTGTCAG GTGAGTTCCTGGTCCGCTTGGGGTTCATGTAGTGTGTCATGTGGAGATGGAACTCATTCTCGTACAAGACAGATCACTGCGAACCCAGCTTATGGTGGAGATAGTTGTCCAGCTACTGTGGAACATGAAAAATGCGTTGTACCAAAACAAGATTGTGTT GTTTCCCCATGGGGTAGTTGGGGAGTGTGTAGTAAAGCTTGTGGACCGGGAAACCAGGAACGATCTCGGGTCATCACTGTTGATACTGATCACTGTGGAGCAGCATGCCCACCACTACAAGATAGCCAAGGTTGCACAGGCATTCAGTGCCCTGTTGATTGCCAG gtTGGTTCTTGGTCATCTTGGGGTTCATGTAGTGTGTCATGTGGAAATGGGACTCATTCTCGTACAAGAAATATCACTGTAAACCCAGCTTATGGTGGAGACAGTTGTCCAGCTACTGTGGAACATGGAACATGCGTAGTACCAAAACAAGATTGTGTT GTTTCTTCATGGGGTAGTTGGGGAGTGTGTAGTAAAGCTTGTGGACCAGGAAGTCAAAATCGATCTCGAATCATCACTGTTGATACTGATCACTGTGGAGCAGCATGCCCACCACTACAAGATAGCCAAGGTTGCACAGGCATTCAGTGCCCTGTTGATTGTCAG gtTGGTTCCTGGTCCGCTTGGGGTTCATGTAGTGTGTCATGTGGAAATGGGACTCATTCCCGTACAAGACATATCACTGTGAACCCAGCTTATGGTGGAGACAGTTGTCCAGCTACTGTGGAGCATGAAACATGTGTGGTACCAAAACAAGATTGTGTT GTATCTTCATGGAGTAGTTGGGGAGTGTGTAGTGAAGCTTGTGGACCAGGAAGTCAAAATCGATCTCGGGTCATCACTGTCGCTACTGATCACTGTGGAGCAGCATGCCCACCACTACAAGATAGCCAAGGTTGCACAGGCATTCAGTGCCCTGTTGATTGCCAG GTTTCTTCCTGGAGTGATTGGACTGACTGTAGTGTAAGTTGTGGGGAAGGAACAATAACAAGAACAAGGGAGGTGAAAGTTTATCCTGAGTATGGTGGGAAAGTGTGTCCTCATCTTCATGAGAAAGATGAATGCTCAATTTCACAACAAGACTGTGAG GTTTCACCATGGACTCTTTGGAGTGAGTGTAGTGGTTCATGTTCCAACGCAACAATTACTCGATCCAGGGAAATAACAACACAATCATCAGGGTGTGGGAAAGCTTGTCCAAGTTTGTCACAAACCAACTCTTGTATTCCATCAAGTTGTGTAAAGGACTGTGTG GTGGGTGAGTGGTCTGACTGGACAGATTGCAGTGAAAGTTGTGGAACTGGAGTTGAGCTGCGTTACAGGGAGATCACACAGGTTTCTGAATACGGAGGAGATGAATGCCCTAAACTTACCGAAGAGAAGTCTTGCTCAGTGCCACAGATAGATTGTGAG GTGTCAAAATGGTCAACTTGGGGGCAATGTAGTACAACGTGTGGTCCTGGAATTCACCAAAAAACTCGAACAATTGTTCATGAAAGTGAAGGATGTGGAAAATCTTGTCCCATGTTGGAAGAAACAAAACCTTGTAAGAATTTATTCTGTGAAGCAGAATGTGAagatgaaacaaaaataccaAATGCAGAAGTTGTAGGAGAAGG ACTTGATGTTGCTACTTTGGTTAAGACAGTCCCATTGTTGGATAACAGCAAAAACAATGGCTATTGTGACACGGTATATTATAAAGATGATGATGTTACTTACCAAATGCCATACAATCTTGAAACATTTTTACCCGTG GAACATGAAATTACTTCATTTGAAGTTAAATCTCAAAAGAGTTTGGCAGCCCTGTTGGAAGATATGCAAGAAAATATTCAGAACAAACACGAGTATGCTGGAACATCAGAACAAC TCCCCCTAATTCATGAAGCTGTCCCATATGCTACTGCTGGGAATAATTCCTTGATTGAAAAACTGATACTTGGAAGTCATGATAATGAATACAAATACTTTTCCATCAGAGCTGTTGCCATCATAGCTGAGTTCaa GTTAAAAGATAATGATCTTATCTTGAATCCTGAATTTAAATCAAGTCTGGACAATCTGCCTGTTgaatacaatgaaaaaatgtacaTGGACATCCTTAACCAGTATGGAACACATTATTACACAAAGGGTATCATTGGTGGAAAGTATGAATACATCTATGAATACAGTGAAGCTGCGTTGGATGACTCAg GCTTAACTGATAAGGAACAAAGAAAATGTCTGGAAAATGAGGCAAGGATCGAATTTTTGGGAGAAGATGCTTCAATTCGAAATATTAAATGCTCTAACTTGGGAAAAA gtCGTACTTTGTTTACCAATGCGGCAACCAGTGCAGTTTCTTTCGTTTCTGGAGGTAATCCAGTTATTGCAGAAACTCTTAATATCAACAGTGGTGCAAAGAAATTTGTAAAATGGATGAACAGCATACCTTCCAATCCTGCAATACTTAATTATAAG ATTTCTCCAATATCTGAGCTTGTTGGGCCTCGTGTTAGCCATGCAAATGTAACAAGACAAAATCTGGAGATGGCACTCTTGCATTACATGCAGGAATACAACCCAACAAGCTGTGCAGAACAAGTTTGTCACAATGGAGCAATGAAGAAGGTTGTGAATACAGGGAAGTCATGTCTATGTGTCTGCTTGGATGGCTGGTATGGAAGCCAGTGTGACAGAAGTGATGCATAA